In Arachis duranensis cultivar V14167 unplaced genomic scaffold, aradu.V14167.gnm2.J7QH unplaced_Scaffold_112574, whole genome shotgun sequence, the genomic window TCGTAACCTTCAAGGGAGGCTTGCTATGCGATATCCTTTAGGACTTACTCGACTCTAGATAGCCTTTGGAACCTATTCCATTAAGCCTAGTGACATCAATCCCCTTAGTTCAAGCGCAAGGGAATGGATCAAAGAACAAAAAACCTTTCCAATCCAGTCCCTTTACTAGGCAGCAGCTCCCGCTGTTAGTGCAATTGAATTAGAATATGCTCTTACTGTTGGAGAATACCCTGCAACTCACTATTCCATTTCAACTCTTActagattttaatattatacattaTACGCAAAGCCATTCTCTCGTAAGCGGAGAACCATAAGTCCATCAATCCATAGTAGAAATAGTAATAGAATAGTCCAGTAGCGGGTTTGTAGAGTATGCGCTTTGGTAAGCACCGGACAGCACAGAAGCTTCTCGGCTGCCCTATCACACACGAGGATAGAAGGCGGGTCAGTTACTGTCCTGCCTGGCTTTCTATTTTCGTGTGACATCATTAActggcattttctttttctctagtCACATAGCGGAATTCTAATCCATTAGGTTCTTCGATTTTATTCTTCAGAAACGAGAGAcaagaaaacatattttttatcgaaaaaaaagaacaatatCAAATAGACCAAGATCCAATTTCGGGTCATTTCTTGGTGAACATAATCCGCCAAAGTATCTTCGATCCCTTCATTTATGTGCCAGAATAAAGAGAGATTTGGTAGGAAAGTGGAAGATTGAGTATATTAGGGAGTGGTAAAGCTGCAGTAATTCTTTGGGGTTCTCTTTGTCTTCGAGCTTTCATTCCTCAATCCACTGTTTCGTTCCCTCATATACCTCCCCACCAATAGATAGAGACAAATAGGAATAACCGAACCACGTCTACAAAATGCCAGTACCATGCAGCTGCTTCAAAGCCAACGTGATGCTCCTTGGTCAGATGACCAAGATATTGGCGAATACCACATATGATCAAGAAAAGAGTACCTATAATCACATGAAAACCATGAAAGCCAGTTGCTAAGAAAAAGGTAGAACCATAAATACTATCTGAAATAGTGAAGGGTGCTTGATAATATTCCATTCCTTGAAAGCCAGTGAATACTAGAGCCAGTGAAACGGTAGCTACTAAAGCGTAAACTGCTCGTTTTTCCTTCCCCGCGAGTATAGCATGATGAGCCCAAGTTACGGCTGCTCCGGATGAAAGGAGAATAGGGGTATTAAGAAAGGGGATTTCCCGAGGATCTAAAACCTCAATCCCTTTTGGGGGCCAAATACCTCCGATCTCTACCGTAGGTGccaaagaagaatgagaagaagcccgaaaaaaagcaaaaaggaaCATAACCTCCGATACGATGAACGGAATAGAACCATATCGAGGTCCTAATTGTACGACTTTGGTATGATGTCCTTCCAACGTGGATTCACGTAGAACATCGCGCCACCATACAAACATGGTATATAGGATAAATAGAAGGCCCAAACTTAGAAGTGTTGCACCCCCTTGAAATGAGTGCATGTACATCACACCTCCTACGGTGGTTGCCAAAGCTCCGAGTGAACCCGAAATCGGCCATGGACTTGGATCTACCAAATGATAAGAATGCCTCTGAGATTCAATCATAAACCACTTTGCCTCGGTTGTATGTAAACCCCCCCTTCACCCCCACCCCCTAAAGTGGTAAAGAAGGGCTCTTTTGGGTATATATCTATAGATTTCTATCTGACTGGACAAAGAAATAGGAAGGGATGGTTCTTTCATTGCATTGATAGAAGTCTAACTAGAAAAAGATCTCTCTATTAAGAAGAGAATCGTAGGTTTGACCGACGAACTACGTGGGAAAATGGACcttctttctttgattttcagCAAGCATTTTTTGAAAGTCACAATTCTATTCAGTTTGGTTTCGGAAAACTTGCTGGTCGCGGATTAGTGCGATTCTTACTATGTCATTTCTGGATGGATTTTCGTTGATCGGATCACCACACCCGGCTTTCCTTACTAACCACCAACCCAATCTAGAAGAAAGACTCAAAGTGACTACATCTCCTTCGGACCCTGACGTGAACGGCAGCTTTCATTGAGTCTAAGTTTGATGATCGAACATTCTTTCGATTGCATGTGTTAAGCAAAGCACGCACAATTGAACAAAAGATAGAAGATCAAACTCCTCAATAGTCAGATAGGATCGTAGGCGTACGGTGACCGGCTTCGCGAGACCTTATCGGTCTACTCAAGGCGTTGCTCTATTGGGCGCAGCTTTCTTGATCTAGCTTTCTGACTAACTGAATAGGCTCTTTtcaattctttcttctcttacgATATTTCGGTCACATTACTTCGAAAAGCGTCCTTAATCTTATATACGATACCACCcacttcctccctttcttcccCTGTTCCGGAGATCGATAGAGCCCTCTCGAAACCTAGCTGTGTGAGTTGGGGGGCAATGTGCAAGCAACTTCATACCCGAATGGCTACTTTTTCCTTTCTCCTGCAAGGTATAGAACAACTAAGGGTACTGGTCCTGCCTGCTCGCTTTGGTTCTGCTTCTTGGTCAGCACAGAAGCAGGTTCTGAAAGACAACCAGCCATTGAGAATCACTATTGTGGTTCCTAATCGGGATGGAGATTCCGGTCCGGTGTAGGGGACACCTTATTCTTGATCTAGGGCTCAAAAGTAGCCTGCGCTAAGCAGGGACCTCTTTGGTTCCATCTGTCCACATTCTTCTTCCATCTAGGGGAATTCGGGCTTGATTGTTCCGTGTAGTCGATTTGCTCAGTGCCCCCCCATGAACAAAGTCCATGAGCTCGAGAAGAGAAGTCAGGCCTTCGGTCAAGAGAGGTCCGGCCCTTCCTAATCATTCTGAATTCGTTGCGGGCTTCTTTCGAGCTGATCAGTCAGCTTCCAGTTACCCAACCAATCCTGTTGATCCTTACCTACGGAAAGGGGTTTTTGAGGTAAGAGAAGCCCTCGTCCATCTTTCGGTGATCAGGAGAGTAAGCCGGAGATAGGTCCGTGTTTTCGTCAGCTACAACGTATTTGATTGAAAATCTTCTTAGCCGAAGAAGCCCAATGAACTGATCGAGGAGCAGCAATAAATGGGCTGACAACATGGACAGCATAAATCAGTCCCCCAGCGTCGGTAGAATGCACTGGAAGAGGTTTTTCGACTGGTCTATTCATGATTGATACATCTTCTCTGATGCACCCTCTAGATTTCATTGGGCTATCCAGTCACCCGATGCTCCAATCGATCGAGGTTAGTGGTGACAACGAAAAGGCTTTTTTTTTAAGCCAGCTGCGGCTTCTTTCAGTGATAGCTTTTGTGGCTAGCTCATTATCTTGTTATCTTGGTAAAAACGAAAAAAGACTATTTCTTTAGTGGCAGTGGCCAAGCAAAATAGCTCAAAGATGAATCGCCCGCCCCCCCTCCTATTCATTGTGAAAACCCGGCaactttctatatatataaatattaatataacgAACTCGGAGAAGTAAGATGGGGGCGATTGGCGCATGGGTTGACTTTATCCTTTCCGGCAGTCCCTTAGCCAAAAGTTAGCTGATAAGGAATGGTCCGTTTTTTAGTATTAATCCAGCGACTGGCCTTGCCTTATCGAATAGGGGCGATATCCGAAGTATGGTTAGCTCGCTAGTTATATGCTTAACACATGCATCTGAGGTCAGCAAAAGTTGTCTCTGCTTGGACCTGCCTTTCGGTCAATCAAGGAAGTGCATCGAATTGGCTTCTTCGAAAGAAGCCTTAAGAGCGAGTAGTCTTTTGATTTAGTAGAAAGCCTGTTAAAACCATCTGATAAGTGATGAGATACTAGAGGTCAATTCAATGCTCTAATAAGCTGCCTTGGAGTGAAGCATTATTCACAGTAGGCAGATAGATATAGGCTTCTCTTTTATTGAATAAGTCTAAAATGATTATGATTGCAATTAATAATAGTAGTCAACTTTCTATTCGAAGTTCGTCTTAGCACCCTTTAATGAATGGGAAGAGGAAGTGGGAAGACCTCCCTACCCAACCTTACCTAAGTAAGGTCAAGCTGTTTGCAACTCCGATCCCAAAAGGTCAGTTTGAAACTCCAGGTCTAAAAGCCCATCTCCTAGCTCAAACGTTGAGCTGTTTGGAATGAAACTTCCTCCCGGGTCGAGTGAGCTCTAGCTTCTCCGCTTCGAGTCGACCTTTCTTACCAGATATTGGATTCCCTTTCAAAAGATGCCGAGCCAAGATCAGGTGATTTTCTTCCTCTAGTTAGGCATAGTCCGAATTAGCTCGTCAGTGGTAGAAGCAGGTTCATCGGCTTAAGCCAGTCAATCTATCCAAAGAGCCTACCCTACGCCTCCTAAAATAGATTCAGCTCCAGCTGCGCTTTGCtgatttctttctcaatccTGAATCCGAACTTGCTACTTTCATCACGAAAGACGCTTTCTCAGTATCTATTCAATTCGGACTTCATGTTCACTTCAGAAATTA contains:
- the LOC127743777 gene encoding cytochrome c oxidase subunit 3 encodes the protein MIESQRHSYHLVDPSPWPISGSLGALATTVGGVMYMHSFQGGATLLSLGLLFILYTMFVWWRDVLRESTLEGHHTKVVQLGPRYGSIPFIVSEVMFLFAFFRASSHSSLAPTVEIGGIWPPKGIEVLDPREIPFLNTPILLSSGAAVTWAHHAILAGKEKRAVYALVATVSLALVFTGFQGMEYYQAPFTISDSIYGSTFFLATGFHGFHVIIGTLFLIICGIRQYLGHLTKEHHVGFEAAAWYWHFVDVVRLFLFVSIYWWGGI